The Nodosilinea sp. FACHB-141 nucleotide sequence AACTGCCGAATACCTGCGCGAACACGGCTTTGTCGACTCGATTGTGCCGCGCACCCAGCTCAAGCAGACCTTGGCTCAGTTGATTCGTCTGCACCAGCCGGTTGCTGCCCCCGCTGCTGTTGAGAACCATACCCCCTGGACCAATGGCCTCAATGCCGCAGAGCCAACCCATATTGGCGTCGATTTATAACGGCGAGCATTGGGAATGGCCCCCTTCGGTGGCATGATAGACATTACGTGAATAATTTAATGGGGAAAACTCCGTTGAATTACATCTAAATCCAAGCCCAGGCGTGGAGTTTTGCCTGATGGAAAACTTCAGAACCTGAGTTGGACTTAACATAGCTGTGTTGATTTCATACCCAAGCCCTATACATTCGAGGAGAACCATGTTGAAGAGATGCATTTGGCTAGTTGCGGTCGCACTCTTCTTTGTCAGCCACCTGGTCATGGGAGACGCTGTCGCGGCTGAGCTAGATGAAGCCACCCGCACCGTACAGCTCAATCCCGATGGAGACACCTATGTGTTGTCTCTGGAGCAGGTGACCCGTGGCCGTCGCCAGTTTAACTACGCCTGTGGCACCTGCCACGTCGGGGGGATTACCAAAACCAACCCCACCGTTGGCCTCGATCCGGACTCCCTAGCCGGTTCCTTGCCTCCCCGCGATAACCTTGAATCCCTGGTGGCCTACCTGAAAGAGCCGATGACCTACGACGGTCTGACCGATATTTCTCAGGTACACCCCAGCAAAAAGAGTGCTGATATCTTCCCCAAA carries:
- the psbV gene encoding photosystem II cytochrome c-550 — encoded protein: MLKRCIWLVAVALFFVSHLVMGDAVAAELDEATRTVQLNPDGDTYVLSLEQVTRGRRQFNYACGTCHVGGITKTNPTVGLDPDSLAGSLPPRDNLESLVAYLKEPMTYDGLTDISQVHPSKKSADIFPKMRSLTEEDLVAISGHILLQPKVIGDMWGAGKTRFSAPQV